In Dioscorea cayenensis subsp. rotundata cultivar TDr96_F1 chromosome 9, TDr96_F1_v2_PseudoChromosome.rev07_lg8_w22 25.fasta, whole genome shotgun sequence, a genomic segment contains:
- the LOC120268415 gene encoding tRNA-specific adenosine deaminase TAD2-like, with protein MAFEETLISVSDNAFMELALEQSRIALENHEVPVGCIIVEDGNVIASGRNRTTETRNATRHAEMDAIDSLLRKWQKIGPDQLQVAEKFSKGDIHVTCEPCIMCASAMFILGIRKVYYGCGNDKFGGCGSILSLHENDSENLPRGNPSNRKGFKCIGGIMAEEAIALFQSFYEQGNPNAPKPHRPVRITQ; from the exons ATGGCATTTGAGGAGACATTGATTTCAGTCTCTGACAATGCATTTATGGAGCTTGCTCTTGAACAG TCAAGAATTGCTTTGGAAAACCATGAAGTCCCTGTTGG ATGCATAATTGTTGAGGATGGCAATGTTATAGCATCTGGGAGGAATCGAACCACTGAAACACGAAAT GCTACCAGACATGCGGAAATGGATGCCATTGATTCTTTACTTCGAAAGTGGCAGAAGATTGGGCCTGACCAATTGCAAGTAGCTGAAAAATTTTCCAAAGGTGATATTCATGTTACATGTGAACCTTGCATAATGTGTGCTAGTGCCATGTTCATTCTTG GAATAAGGAAAGTTTACTATGGTTGTGGAAATGATAAATTTGGAGGATGTGGATCTATACTATCATTACATGAAAATGATTCTGAGAACTTGCCCAG AGGTAATCCTTCAAATAGGAAAGGTTTCAAATGTATTGGAGGAATCATGGCAGAGGAAGCCATTGCTCTTTTCCAAAGTTTCTATGAGCAGGGAAATCCTAATG CTCCAAAACCTCACAGGCCAGTCCGAATTACCCAGTGA